The Acanthochromis polyacanthus isolate Apoly-LR-REF ecotype Palm Island chromosome 5, KAUST_Apoly_ChrSc, whole genome shotgun sequence genome includes a window with the following:
- the LOC127534087 gene encoding delta-1-pyrroline-5-carboxylate dehydrogenase, mitochondrial, which translates to MLYRGLEGFVAAVAPFNFTAIGGNLAGTPAVMGNVVLWKPSDTAMSASYAVYRVLRESGLPPNIIQFLPADGPVFGDAVTSSEHLAGINFTGSVPTFKRLWKQVAQNVDTYRTFPRLAGECGGKNFHFVHSSADIQSVVMGTIRSAFEFGGQKCSACSRMYVPDSLWPQIRQKMVDVLRDVRVGDPVEDFGTFFSAVIDDKSFARIKRWLEHAKSSPNLTVISGGTCDDSKGYFVEPTIVETRDPQDAIMNEEIFGPVLTVYVYPEKDYQKVLQLIDRTSPYALTGAVFAKDQKVISDAAEALRNAAGNYYVNDKSTGSIVAQQPFGGARASGTNDKPGGPHYVLRWTSPQVVKETHVPLTEWKYPYMG; encoded by the exons ATGCTGTACCGGGGCCTGGAG gGTTTCGTTGCTGCTGTGGCTCCGTTTAACTTCACTGCGATCGGAGGAAACTTGGCAGGAACTCCAGCTGTGATG GGGAACGTGGTTCTGTGGAAGCCCAGTGACACCGCCATGTCTGCCAGCTACGCCGTCTACAGAGTCCTGAGGGAGTCCGGTCTGCCGCCAAACATCATCCAGTTCCTCCCGGCCGACGGTCCGGTTTTTGGAGACGCGGTCACCTCCTCGGAGCACCTGGCCGGCATCAACTTCACCGGCAGTGTTCC GACCTTCAAGCGTCTGTGGAAGCAGGTCGCCCAGAACGTGGACACCTACAGAACCTTCCCTCGGCTGGCAGGAG AATGCGGAGGGAAGAACTTCCACTTCGTCCACTCGTCTGCCGACATCCAGAGCGTCGTCATGGGAACCATCCGCTCAGCCTTTGAGTTCGGAGGTCAGAAATGTTCAGCCTGTTCCAGGATGTACGTCCCCGACAGCCTGTGGCCCCAGATCAGACAGAAGATGGTGGACGTCCTCAGAGATGTCAGAGTGGGAGAC CCGGTGGAGGACTTCGGCACCTTCTTCTCTGCTGTGATCGACGACAAG TCCTTTGCTCGGATAAAGAGGTGGCTGGAACACGCCAAGTCTTCTCCAAACCTGACGGTGATCTCTGGAGGAACCTGTGACGACTCCAAGGGTTACTTTGTGGAACCGACCATTGTCGAGACCCGAGACCCTCAGGATGCCATCATGAACGAG GAGATCTTCGGGCCGGTCCTCACTGTCTACGTCTATCCAGAGAAGGACTACCAGAAGGTTCTGCAGCTGATCGACAGAACATCTCCGTACGCTCTGACTGGAGCCGTGTTCGCTAAGGACCA GAAGGTGATCAGCGATGCGGCCGAAGCTCTGAGGAACGCTGCAGGAAACTACTACGTCAACGACAAGTCCACCGGCTCCATCGTGGCCCAGCAGCCGTTTGGAGGCGCAAGAGCTTCAG GCACCAACGACAAACCTGGAGGTCCACATTATGTCCTGAGGTGGACATCTCCTCAGGTGGTGAAGGAGACTCATGTCCCCCTGACAGAGTGGAAGTACCCCTACATGGGCTGA